From Chloracidobacterium thermophilum B:
TTGGCGGTCTGCCGGTCTCGGTCGTCGAAATCAAGACCATGTTCGACGAAGAAGTGGGCTTGAAAAGTTTGCTGCTGCGAACGATTGTGAAAAAGAAGGGCAGGTTGGGTCGCCACGCAGGCAGTGCAGGCGGGAACAGTCGGTGATACTGTGTTTATATCTTGGCGTTTTCAGGAGTCAGGGCCGTGACAAAAGCATTCAAAATCATCGTGGAAAAGCACTCCGACGGCTATGTTGCCTACCCCCTTGGTCTAAAAGGTGTGGTGGTTGGTCAGGGAGATACCTATGAAGAAGCACTTGCCGATGTGAAATCGGCGATCAGCTTCCATATTCAGACATTCGGGCCGGATGTTATTGAAGGTGAAGAAGCCATCCTGGAAGCGTTTATTGCAGAGACAAGCGTAGGGGTCTGATGCCCAGGTTCCCAGTTGATGCGCCTGTTGAGCGAGTCATCAAGGCGCTGGAAATCCTGGGCTTTCGCCTACTCCGAGAAGGCAACCACATCGCGATGGCGCGCGAAAACCCGGACGGGACGCGAACGCCTTTGACAATCCCTAATCATCGTAAGATCAAGGGGTCAACGTTGCGGACAATTCTCACTCAATCCAGCATACCCAGAGAAGACTTCTTGAGAGCCTACGATGCTACATAATAGGGGGCGGCCCAACCTGCGCTGCAACCAACCGCCCTTCGCGCTGGCCTCCGCTGTGCTTCGGCTTTCTGCGCTTCGGGCGGCGGCTGAGCGCGAACGTTCTACCGCAAGTAGTTCCGTATCTTCTGCCAGTCGCCGTCCGCGCCCTTCGCTGGCGCGTTGCACACTGGCGGCGACCACGGATGCACGTCACTATGTTTGTTATTCGCGCCACTTTACGGCGTATCTTCGAGGTGCCGGCCTCTATCGGGGAACTGTGTGAATTCTTCGCCGACCCACGCAGTTTCGCCCGCCACATGCCGATCATCGAACACATCACCCCGGTGGCTGACAGTGATGATGTCACCCGCTGGCGCTTCTGCGTCCGGGTGCCCATCGTGGCGCCCATCACGTGGGAGTTCGTTATGTACCGGCGCATCCGGGCGGAAACCGGCGAGATTGCCTACTCGGCCGCCGAAGATTCACCCGACTTCTTCCAGTGCGACGTTCACGTGCGCCCCAACCCCAATGGCGCTACGGATGCCGATGTGCGCCTGCACATGCGCGTCTGGCGGCCGCGCGCGCGGGACATCCATCCGCTAGCCGGCATCGTTGGCGAACAGTGGATTTCGCGGGTCGTCACCGACCGGATGGACAAAATGGCCACGGCCTTTGTCACCAGCGGACTGCGTGAAATCCAGGCCCGCACTGCGGCCGCCCACACCACATCCCTATCGGTAACTCCCCTGCCCGATGCCGGTGCAACGTCTGAAGATCAGCCCTTGTCGCCACTAGTGGCGGCGACATTTGCCACAGCGCCGCACGCAACGCATGTCAACGGGTACGGTGAAGTCCCTCCCCCACTTGACCCGGAGCCGGTTCCAGCGTCCGCTGACCAACCTCAGCCGATGACGCCCAGCGTGCTGGAAACAACGTCGGCGTCCGACGATGCAACCTCCGAAGCAGAAGCCGTTGGCGTCACGGAAGGCTTGTCATCGAAGCGTACGGAGAGCAGTTTGGAGACGCCCGGCTCCGGCATGGTCACGCCATAAATCGAGTCGGCGGCTTCCATGGTGCGCTTGTTGTGCGTGACCACGAGAAACTGCGTGTGCCGACTCATCGCCCGTACCTTTTCGGTGAAGCGGTCAATGTTGGCTTCGTCAAGCGGTGCATCCACTTCATCCAGCACACAGAACGGACTCGG
This genomic window contains:
- a CDS encoding type II toxin-antitoxin system HicB family antitoxin — its product is MTKAFKIIVEKHSDGYVAYPLGLKGVVVGQGDTYEEALADVKSAISFHIQTFGPDVIEGEEAILEAFIAETSVGV
- a CDS encoding type II toxin-antitoxin system HicA family toxin; protein product: MPRFPVDAPVERVIKALEILGFRLLREGNHIAMARENPDGTRTPLTIPNHRKIKGSTLRTILTQSSIPREDFLRAYDAT